One Solanum pennellii chromosome 10, SPENNV200 genomic region harbors:
- the LOC107002066 gene encoding zinc finger protein 8-like has translation MEKIEREALDFMNVESSSQLSITLPVNEKPIRLFGKEFGGGDSINMTTTNMSESIDNNPFYDEPNIVKENHINKNVEIMRKYECHYCFRSFPTSQALGGHQNAHKKERQNAKRHDKPSIYGITNRNRLGEATVSTRTYYHSTWTNINSNTLRFDGNGHNVNVISPINGNPLTFWQIPPAVNQYISSSSDNNNNLVFSSDDLIRNPPMVNISNNCEYKPKGEVQDHVSLDLHL, from the exons atGGAGAAGATTGAAAGAGAAGCTCTTGATTTCATGAATGTAGAGTCCTCCTCTCAACTTTCTATTACCCTACCTGTTAACGAAAAGCCTATTAGGCTTTTCGGTAAAGAATTTGGTGGTGGTGATAGTATTAATATGACCACCACCAACATGTCTGAATCTATCGATAATAATCCTTTTTATGACGAACCAAATATTGTTAAAGAAAATCATATCAACAAGAATGTTGAAATCATGAGGAAATATGAATGTCACTATTGTTTTAGGAGCTTTCCAACTTCTCAAGCTTTAGGAGGCCATCAAAATGCACACAAGAAAGAAAGACAAAATGCCAAACGACATG ATAAACCGAGCATTTACGGGATAACGAACCGTAATCGCCTTGGTGAAGCAACTGTATCTACAAGAACTTATTATCATTCAACATGGACCAACATTAACAGTAATACTCTTAGGTTTGATGGAAATGGCCATAATGTTAATGTTATTAGTCCTATAAATGGAAATCCATTAACATTCTGGCAGATTCCTCCAGCAGTTAATCaatatatttcttcttcttctgataataataataatttagttttttCTAGTGATGATTTGATTAGGAATCCTCCAATGGTTAATATTAGCAATAATTGTGAGTATAAACCAAAGGGAGAAGTTCAAGATCATGTGAGTTTAGATTTGCACTTGTAA